Proteins from one Syngnathoides biaculeatus isolate LvHL_M chromosome 8, ASM1980259v1, whole genome shotgun sequence genomic window:
- the egln2 gene encoding uncharacterized protein egln2 codes for METLGATDLLKPSAACRKSGAVSTSQERRISSQQLGCSPADIVYTHPADMGINGLYGVSVGGPTANEFLAGLASQSDPRGLTTPINQCRTGVPQYNGGVASLSVEGTPAGALAHTPNPAQMKGTTGAPLYPLTSRACLLENADPAVMRRINNDLRARQQQQKRRGGENRDLGSETLTRSAGLVDSADAVFISGESDLKRRRLADGSIAHNFSGARLTADCSKSCYGDQLITSHCVAPQTPLSPTILPPQIIQHNIYQPVTPGPPYACSQASPVEANGIPTPPPSEVSVWSAERVALQYIVPCMKYYGICVKDNFLGTALGEQVLDEVEVLNQSGKFRGGQLVSQRGIPSRSIRGDQIAWVEGHEPGCKNIRILMSYIDEAIMHSAANGQLGDCVINGRTKAMVACYPGKGAGYVRHVDNPNGDGRCITCIYYLNKNWDVQTQGGVLQIFPEGKNVVANIEPLFDRLLIFWSDRRNPHEVKPAYATRYAITVWYFDAKERAEAKEKYRLATGQKGVQVPVSQNSRT; via the exons ATGGAGACTTTGGGAGCCACGGACCTCTTAAAGCCAAGCGCTGCCTGCCGCAAATCGGGTGCAGTTTCGACGTCTCAGGAAAGAAGGATCAGCAGCCAGCAGCTCGGCTGTTCACCAGCGGACATTGTGTACACGCACCCAGCAGACATGGGGATCAACGGCTTGTACGGGGTGTCGGTCGGGGGGCCGACCGCCAACGAGTTTTTGGCGGGTCTAGCCTCCCAAAGCGACCCCCGTGGACTCACAACCCCGATCAATCAATGCAGAACCGGAGTGCCGCAGTACAACGGTGGCGTGGCGTCTCTGTCCGTGGAAGGAACCCCCGCCGGCGCTTTGGCCCATACACCAAACCCCGCACAAATGAAGGGGACCACGGGGGCCCCTCTGTACCCCCTCACCAGCAGAGCCTGTCTGTTAGAGAATGCGGACCCTGCTGTTATGAGGAGGATCAATAATGACCTAAGAGCCAGACAGCAACAACAGAAGAGGAGAGGTGGAGAGAACCGTGACTTAGGTTCTGAGACTCTTACTAGGTCAGCAGGGTTGGTGGATTCTGCAGATGCTGTTTTCATCTCGGGGGAGTCTGACTTGAAGCGGAGGAGATTGGCTGATGGAAGTATCGCTCACAATTTTTCAGGTGCTAGACTGACTGCCGATTGCAGTAAAAGTTGCTATGGTGACCAGCTGATCACCAGTCACTGTGTCGCTCCCCAGACACCCCTCAGTCCTACGATCCTCCCACCCCAAATTATACAGCACAACATATATCAGCCCGTAACCCCCGGGCCTCCGTATGCTTGCAGTCAGGCCTCCCCCGTGGAGGCTAACGGAATCCCGACACCGCCACCGTCAGAAGTGTCTGTCTGGTCAGCCGAACGTGTGGCTCTTCAGTACATCGTGCCCTGCATGAAGTACTACGGCATATGTGTGAAGGACAATTTTCTTGGGACTGCGTTGGGCGAACAAGTCTTGGATGAAGTCGAAGTCCTAAATCAAAGCGGAAAATTCCGGGGAGGGCAGCTGGTGAGCCAGAGGGGCATTCCTTCACGAAGCATCCGAGGTGACCAAATCGCCTGGGTGGAGGGGCACGAGCCGGGCTGTAAGAACATCAGGATTCTGATGTCGTACATTGACGAGGCCATCATGCACAGCGCGGCCAATGGACAGCTGGGGGACTGCGTCATCAATGGACGGACTAAG GCCATGGTTGCCTGTTACCCAGGCAAAGGTGCAGGATATGTCCGCCATGTGGATAACCCTAACGGTGATGGCCGCTGCATCACATGTATCTACTATCTCAACAAGAACTGGGATGTCCAG ACACAAGGAGGAGTGCTGCAGATCTTCCCCGAAGGTAAAAATGTGGTCGCAAATATCGAACCCCTGTTTGACCGGCTGCTCATCTTCTGGTCGGACCGCCGCAACCCTCACGAAGTCAAGCCGGCCTACGCAACTCG CTATGCCATCACAGTCTGGTACTTTGATGCCAAAGAGCGGGCAGAAGCAAAAGAGAAATACAGGCTAG CAACGGGACAGAAAGGTGTTCAAGTGCCTGTCAGTCAGAACAGCAGGACATGA